The following nucleotide sequence is from Candidatus Rokuibacteriota bacterium.
GAGGTGGACCTGGGGGTCGGGGCTGGCGGTGGCAGTGGTGGCCGCGGCGAGGGCGTCGGCGTAGCGCTGATGGCTGAAGGCGGCCCGGGCCAGGTGGAGGCTCGCCTGGGCGGCCAGGGGGTGGGTCGGGAACTGGGTCTGAAGCTCTCGCCAGGCCTGCTCCGACTCGGCGGGCGAGTCGAAGCGTTGAGCCAGCAGGCCCCCCTCGTACAGAAGTGTCGGCGCGGTGCCGGGCGCCTGCACGAGGGTGTGAAGCTGCCGAAGGCCGTCGGCTTTTTTGCCGCGGTGGAGGAGCGCCTCGGCCAGGTAGAGCCGGGCCTGCGGGGCCAGCTCGTGGGCGGGAGCGCGCTGGAGGAAGCTCTGGAGGCCCTCGGTGGCGGCCGCGTACTCGCCCGTGGTGAGCTGGCTCCATCCCCGAAGGTAGAGAGCTTCGCCGAGCCAGGGGCTGTTGGGGTAGGTGGTCTCGTAGTCCGCCAGCACGGAGCGCACCTCGGTCGGTCGGTGGAGGTCGGCGAGGCTTCGCGCCAGGTGGTACGTGGCCGCTGGTGCACTCCCGTGGGCGGGCCAACCGCTCAGGAGCCGGCGGAACGAGCCCACGGCGGGGTCGAGCTGGTTCCGAGCAAGGCTCGCGAGGCCAAGGCCGTAGAGGGCGTCGGGGGCGAGCGGCGAGGCAGCCTCGCGCAGGACAGCCTGGTACGCGGCCTGCGCCTCGGGGTAGCGCTTGAGCCGGTAGAGGATTTCCCCCTCCCAGAATGCTGCTTCACCGGGCACCCCGGGGGGAGTCGGGAAGCGCCGGGCCCGCCGAAAGTCCTCGAGCGCCCGGTCGAGGGTGCCGAGGGCCACGCGGCTCTTTGCCAGGAGGAGAACCGCCGCCGGCGCGCGCCGCTCGTCGGGGTACTCCCGGATGAAACGAACCAGGACGCGCTCGGCAAGCCCGTAGATCTGGTCGTCGAACGCCTGGCTCCCCACCAGCCAGAGCCGGTCGACCTCCGAGAGGCCGGCCGCGGGTGACGCGGCCAAGAGCGCTGCGGCCGTGAGGACGAAACTCAGGACAACGCTTCGGCGGGTCTTCATCGCCTTCGGGTCGGAGGAACCAGAACGCCCCAGAACTGGAGTTGCGTTGCCGACACGTCGACGCCCGTCGCGCGGGGGCGGCCCGCCTCGCCTCCGATGGGCGCCCCCGACGCTCGCGTCTTGAGCGTTTTCAGGTACTCGCTCGGCGGGGACGCGGGAGGACGCCCCGGGTGCCCGCCGCCTGACTTACTGGGCCTTCACCAGGAAATGCGCCCGGCGGTTCTGAGCCCAGCACTCCTCGTTCTTCTGCGTGCAGACCGGGCGCTCCTCGCCGTAGCTGATGATCGTGATCCGGCCAGCCTGCACGCCCTGGGCGACCAGATAGTTCATCGTCGCCTTGGCACGGCGCTCGCCGAGGGCCAGGTTGTACTCGTTGGTCCCGCGCTCGTCGCAGTGGCCCTCGATGAGGACGAGGTGCCTCTGGTTGGTCTTCATCCACTTCGCGTTCTCGTCGAGGATCTTGGCGTCGCCCGGGCGGATGTCGTACTTGTCGAAGTCGAAGTGGATATCTTGGAGCTCTGTGATCGCGGCGAACTCCCTGGGCGCCGGAGGCCGCGCGGGGGCAGGAGCTCCGGGGGTCACGGCAGGCCCGGGCGCACCGGGAACGCCGGGACGAGGAGCGCCGGGGGCACCGGGAGTGACGCCGGGGGCACCAGGAGTAACGCCGGGAGCACCAGGAGTAACGCCGGGAGCACCAGGAGTAACGCCGGGAGCACCAGGCCGTCCGACAGTGGGCGCTCCGGGCATCGCACCGACTCCAGGAGCCGGAGCAGCAGAGACAGATGGAGCTGGCGCTGCCGGCGCGGGCACCGCAGCCGTGGTCGTCGCCGGCCGCTTCGGGCACCCCGTGAGGAGAAGCGCCAGCGCCAGCACCGGGAAGATCAAGATGACTTGTCGTCGCTGGACCATGGTGTTGCTCCCTCCTTTTTGGCAGCTCGTGAAGACGGGTAAAAAGAGATGGTCCATCCTACCACGGAAGGCGCGGAGACCACGAAGGGCTTGTGGACTCCCCGGGTCCTCGGGTGAGCGGCTGCTGCTCAGAGCCATCGGCCAGCATCGTGAAGAGCCGCCAGCCCCCGAGCCGGTTCGACTGGAACACCAGGTGCCGGCCGTTGGGCGCCCACGACGCGCTCTCGTTGGACCCGGGCCCCGCGGTCAGCCGCCGCGGGTTGGAGCCGTCGACGTTGATCGCCCAAACGTCGTGGTTCCCCTGGCGCGAGGTGTAGACGATCACGTCACCCTTCGGCGACCAGCGGGGCTGCGTGTTGAACCCGCTGGGGGTCAGGCGGCGCACGTTGGCCCCCTCGGCGTCCATGAGGAAGATCCGCGGCGTCCCGGCGCGGTCGGAGACGAAGGCGATCTCGCGTCCGGTCGGCGCCCACGTCGGCTCGGTGTCGATCCCCCAGTGGTTGGTCAGGCGGCGCAGGGTGCCGGTGGCGACGTTGAGCACGTAGATCTCGGGGTTGCCGTCCTTGGTCAGCGTCAGCGCGACCGACTTCCCGTCCGGGCTCCAGGCGGGACTGGAGTTGATCCCGGTGAACGAGGCCAGGGTCTGGATCGGGCGTTTCTCGAAGACGAAGAGGCGGAAGAGGTAGGGGTAGCCCCACATGTAGGACGTGAAGGCGAGGGAGCGGGCGTCCGGGTGCCAGACGGCGGAGAGGTTGATGGAGTCGGTATGGGTCAGACGGAACGGGGCGGCCGCGTCGGAGTCCATGACGAAGATCTCCTTCGACGTCCCAACGCTGCCCGCGTACGCGATCTTGGTATCGGCGATGCCCGGCTCGCCCGTGAACTGGTGGACGACCTCGTCCGCGATCTTGTGCGCTAGCCGGCGGTGGTCCTTGACCGCAGCAGCCCGGACGAAGCTAGTGATCCGGTGCTGGTCCGGGCTCGTGAGGTCGTAGAGGCGGACCTCGGTCTCCACCACCTGGCCGCGGACGCGCAGGAAACCGTGGAGGGCCGCATGGGCGCCGGCGCTGGCGAAATCGCTCCAGGCCTTCTTGACGGTGGCCGGGTCGTCGGCGGGGAGGGGATCGGTTCCCGCGACCACGCTGAAGAGCGCGGAGAAGGTGAGATCCCG
It contains:
- the pal gene encoding peptidoglycan-associated lipoprotein Pal gives rise to the protein MPGAPTVGRPGAPGVTPGAPGVTPGAPGVTPGAPGVTPGAPGAPRPGVPGAPGPAVTPGAPAPARPPAPREFAAITELQDIHFDFDKYDIRPGDAKILDENAKWMKTNQRHLVLIEGHCDERGTNEYNLALGERRAKATMNYLVAQGVQAGRITIISYGEERPVCTQKNEECWAQNRRAHFLVKAQ
- the tolB gene encoding Tol-Pal system beta propeller repeat protein TolB; its protein translation is MSRIVRTSALLAGLCGVIIAPAASDSQGVDVFLNVMAGGAKKLNIALPTFTLVGGSDPDKLASKLPEIIGRDLTFSALFSVVAGTDPLPADDPATVKKAWSDFASAGAHAALHGFLRVRGQVVETEVRLYDLTSPDQHRITSFVRAAAVKDHRRLAHKIADEVVHQFTGEPGIADTKIAYAGSVGTSKEIFVMDSDAAAPFRLTHTDSINLSAVWHPDARSLAFTSYMWGYPYLFRLFVFEKRPIQTLASFTGINSSPAWSPDGKSVALTLTKDGNPEIYVLNVATGTLRRLTNHWGIDTEPTWAPTGREIAFVSDRAGTPRIFLMDAEGANVRRLTPSGFNTQPRWSPKGDVIVYTSRQGNHDVWAINVDGSNPRRLTAGPGSNESASWAPNGRHLVFQSNRLGGWRLFTMLADGSEQQPLTRGPGESTSPSWSPRLPW